A stretch of the Archangium violaceum genome encodes the following:
- a CDS encoding MarR family winged helix-turn-helix transcriptional regulator: MALELKQLPEHEALQKDAERYPGSDVSAVETCLALLRVSGDVEAAYGTHFARHGLSQARFIVLMTLQREEELRPAELAERTGVTRATVTGLLDGLEKEGLILRRAHAEDGRMSLVRLSAKGRQRLEGILLDHYRRTAALMAGLSTEERQHLTRLLAKVAAGIPHVRDP, from the coding sequence ATGGCTCTCGAACTGAAACAGCTCCCGGAGCACGAGGCCCTCCAGAAGGATGCGGAGCGCTACCCGGGGTCGGATGTGTCGGCCGTGGAGACGTGCCTCGCCCTGCTGCGGGTCTCGGGAGACGTGGAGGCGGCCTACGGGACGCACTTCGCGCGGCATGGCCTGTCGCAGGCGCGCTTCATCGTCCTCATGACGTTGCAGCGGGAGGAGGAGCTGCGCCCGGCGGAGCTGGCCGAGCGCACGGGGGTGACGCGCGCGACGGTAACGGGCCTGCTGGACGGGCTGGAGAAGGAGGGCCTCATCCTGCGGAGGGCGCACGCGGAGGATGGGCGCATGTCGTTGGTGCGGCTGTCGGCCAAGGGGCGCCAGCGGCTGGAGGGAATCCTCCTGGACCACTATCGCCGCACGGCCGCGCTGATGGCGGGCCTGTCCACCGAGGAGCGCCAGCACCTCACCCGACTGCTCGCGAAGGTCGCCGCCGGAATTCCCCACGTCCGGGACCCCTGA
- a CDS encoding cytochrome P450 has protein sequence MPMEVADPYGLLSPERRQNPYPFYARLLREAPVHFSEPWEAWVVTRHADVNAGFRDMRLSSVRTGMFSQGMPEEVLRKLEPMGRNMASWLLFHDAPSHTRLRSLINKAFTPRMVEALRPRIQALVEELLDAARGKERMEVISELANPLPVIVIGEMLGLPREDRYRLKKWSDKLASLIGTGRPTLAEVEGALGAILEFEDYFRPLLARRRTQPGNDLLSALVQAEEQGNLMSEQEVLSTCTLVLFAGHETTTNLIGNGLLALLRHPDQWELLRGAPELLPDAVEELLRYDSPVQFTNRVAAVDLEFGGHTFRKGDRVILMIAAANRDPAHFPEPDRLDVRREQLRHQGFGMGPHYCVGAALARVEAQETFAALLRRFPRMQVAPGVLPEFVDNVGFRGLQSLPVVLEPAA, from the coding sequence ATGCCGATGGAAGTTGCCGACCCCTACGGGCTGCTGAGCCCCGAGCGGAGACAGAACCCCTATCCCTTCTATGCCCGGCTGCTGCGTGAGGCGCCCGTGCACTTCAGCGAGCCGTGGGAGGCCTGGGTGGTGACGCGCCACGCGGATGTGAACGCGGGCTTCCGCGACATGCGCCTGTCATCGGTCCGGACGGGCATGTTCTCCCAGGGGATGCCCGAGGAGGTCCTCCGGAAGCTGGAGCCGATGGGCCGCAACATGGCCTCGTGGCTGCTCTTCCATGATGCGCCCTCGCATACGCGCCTGCGCTCGCTCATCAACAAGGCCTTCACGCCGCGCATGGTGGAGGCGCTGCGTCCTCGCATCCAGGCGCTGGTGGAGGAGTTGCTGGACGCGGCGAGGGGCAAGGAGCGGATGGAGGTCATCTCCGAGCTGGCCAACCCGCTGCCCGTCATCGTCATTGGCGAGATGTTGGGGCTGCCGCGGGAGGACCGGTACCGGCTCAAGAAGTGGTCGGACAAGCTGGCGAGCCTCATCGGCACCGGCCGTCCGACGCTGGCGGAGGTGGAGGGGGCGCTGGGAGCCATCCTCGAATTCGAGGACTACTTCCGGCCGCTCCTCGCCCGGCGGCGCACCCAGCCGGGCAATGACCTGTTGAGCGCGCTGGTGCAGGCGGAGGAGCAGGGCAACCTGATGAGCGAGCAGGAGGTGCTGTCCACCTGCACCCTGGTGCTCTTCGCGGGTCATGAGACGACCACGAACCTGATTGGCAACGGGCTGCTGGCGCTGCTGCGCCACCCGGACCAGTGGGAGCTGCTGCGAGGCGCGCCGGAGCTGCTACCGGACGCGGTGGAGGAACTGCTGCGCTACGACTCGCCGGTGCAGTTCACGAACCGCGTGGCGGCGGTGGACCTGGAGTTCGGAGGCCACACCTTCCGCAAGGGGGATCGGGTGATACTGATGATAGCGGCGGCGAACCGGGATCCGGCGCACTTCCCGGAGCCGGACCGGCTGGACGTGCGGCGCGAGCAGCTGCGTCACCAGGGCTTCGGCATGGGCCCGCACTACTGCGTGGGCGCGGCGCTGGCACGCGTGGAGGCACAGGAGACCTTCGCCGCGCTGCTGCGCCGCTTCCCCCGAATGCAGGTGGCTCCAGGGGTCTTGCCGGAGTTCGTGGACAACGTGGGCTTCCGCGGGCTCCAGTCGCTGCCGGTGGTCCTCGAGCCCGCGGCCTGA
- a CDS encoding dienelactone hydrolase family protein, with amino-acid sequence MSVRGEWVELGDGLRGYYARPEGAGQFPSVVIYIEAYGLNDHFKRLTERFADAGFAAVTPDLYDGAVYAYDDLPNAIAHLKRMDDDTVLARTERALDFLAAREEADWTSVAVIGFCMGGRYAFLANAALASRFKAAAAFYGGGIGPVEDAFGRKTLLDRVGDMRAPIQLWYGAEDPFIRPEEHGRIAEALSRAGKQYTLSVFSGATHGFFCEDRESYDKDAARKSWRATTAFFHEHLGA; translated from the coding sequence ATGAGCGTACGTGGCGAGTGGGTCGAGCTGGGCGATGGACTGCGGGGTTATTACGCACGCCCCGAGGGGGCAGGACAGTTCCCGTCCGTCGTGATCTACATCGAGGCCTATGGCCTCAACGATCATTTCAAGCGGCTGACCGAGCGCTTCGCCGATGCGGGCTTCGCCGCGGTGACGCCGGACCTCTATGACGGAGCCGTCTACGCGTACGACGATCTGCCCAACGCCATCGCTCACCTGAAGCGGATGGACGATGACACCGTCCTGGCGCGGACGGAGAGGGCGCTCGATTTCCTGGCGGCCCGGGAGGAAGCCGACTGGACCTCGGTCGCGGTGATCGGATTCTGCATGGGGGGGCGTTATGCGTTCCTCGCGAACGCCGCGCTGGCGTCGCGGTTCAAGGCGGCCGCCGCGTTCTATGGCGGCGGCATCGGCCCGGTCGAGGACGCCTTCGGCCGCAAGACCCTGCTCGATCGCGTGGGGGACATGCGGGCGCCGATTCAACTGTGGTACGGCGCGGAGGACCCCTTCATCCGGCCGGAAGAGCATGGGCGCATCGCCGAGGCATTGAGCAGGGCGGGCAAGCAATACACCCTGTCGGTGTTCTCCGGGGCCACCCACGGTTTCTTCTGCGAGGACCGGGAGAGCTACGACAAGGACGCCGCGCGGAAATCATGGCGTGCCACCACGGCGTTCTTCCACGAGCACCTGGGAGCCTGA
- a CDS encoding AAC(3) family N-acetyltransferase, which yields MTEMRVAQVVAQLRALGVRPGGVLLVHTSFRAVRPIEGGPLGLIDALRSALGEEGTLVMPTMTDGETVFDPASTPTCDMGITAELFWRQPGVRRSTHPGGSFAAVGPMAERICAPQPLSPPHGPDSPVGRVHDLAGQVLLLGVGHSENTTLHLAEALAGVPYSVEHPCVVEVDGAVRTVMIPETDHCCRGFNLLDEPLRARALQHEGLVGHARARLCDSRDIVATAVGLLASDPLVFLCSPEEHCEECDQARASVGPPGRASAR from the coding sequence ATGACGGAAATGAGAGTCGCTCAGGTGGTCGCCCAGCTTCGGGCATTGGGCGTACGCCCGGGTGGTGTGCTGCTCGTCCACACGTCGTTCAGGGCGGTGCGGCCCATCGAAGGAGGCCCGCTGGGGCTGATTGACGCACTGAGGTCCGCGCTCGGGGAGGAGGGCACGCTGGTCATGCCGACGATGACCGACGGCGAGACGGTCTTCGACCCCGCGTCGACGCCAACCTGCGACATGGGCATCACCGCCGAGCTGTTCTGGAGACAGCCGGGTGTACGGCGCAGCACGCATCCGGGTGGCTCGTTCGCGGCCGTGGGTCCGATGGCCGAGCGCATCTGCGCACCCCAGCCCCTGTCGCCCCCGCACGGCCCGGACAGCCCGGTGGGCCGCGTACATGACCTCGCCGGACAGGTGTTGCTCCTCGGCGTGGGTCACAGCGAGAACACGACGTTGCACCTGGCGGAGGCCCTCGCGGGCGTGCCCTACTCCGTCGAGCATCCCTGCGTCGTCGAGGTGGACGGTGCCGTACGAACCGTGATGATCCCCGAGACCGACCATTGCTGCCGGGGCTTCAACCTGCTCGACGAGCCGCTGCGCGCGCGCGCGTTGCAGCACGAGGGCCTCGTGGGCCACGCCCGGGCGCGGCTGTGCGATTCACGGGACATCGTCGCCACGGCGGTCGGGCTGCTCGCGTCGGATCCTCTCGTGTTCCTGTGTTCACCGGAGGAGCACTGCGAGGAGTGCGACCAGGCGCGCGCCAGCGTCGGCCCGCCAGGTCGAGCATCCGCTCGCTAA
- the cml gene encoding CmlA/FloR family chloramphenicol efflux MFS transporter: MPQKNRPVWTHSLSVALLLMAPFDLLASMAMDLYLPVVPEMPAILATSPEVVQLTLSLYMVVLGAGQLVFGPISDRMGRRPVLFGGAVLFGIASFLLAGTTSAAAFVSLRILQALGAAAALVATFATVRDVYADRPEGAVIYSLFGSMLAFVPALGPVLGALISDHLSWRANFILLGVLVGIAALNALPKWNETRPLNGIRPHVAFGPILTDLPFWSYTLGFSAAMGAFFVFFSTAPRVLIDRVGFSQLGFSLVFATVALVMIATTRFARLFVARWGSAGSLVRGMGLLLLGAALLATGELTAAPSFWVFIPPMWLIAIGIVFTCSVTANGALQDFGHVAGTATALYYCIESLIVGAVGTALVVLLPGDTAWPLVAYCTLMALATLGFRRWVDSRRQGEPPILHQKAQPTASDVRSH; encoded by the coding sequence ATGCCTCAAAAAAACCGTCCAGTCTGGACTCATTCGCTTTCTGTTGCACTGCTGTTGATGGCCCCATTCGACCTGCTGGCGTCGATGGCCATGGACCTCTATCTGCCGGTGGTGCCGGAAATGCCGGCCATTCTCGCCACCTCGCCCGAGGTCGTTCAGTTGACGCTGAGCCTCTACATGGTCGTCCTGGGCGCGGGGCAACTCGTGTTCGGGCCGATCTCCGACAGGATGGGGCGCCGCCCCGTCCTCTTCGGCGGTGCGGTCCTGTTTGGCATTGCCTCCTTCCTGCTTGCTGGCACCACGTCCGCGGCGGCCTTCGTGAGCCTTCGTATCCTCCAAGCCCTGGGGGCGGCAGCGGCACTCGTTGCCACCTTCGCGACGGTGCGCGATGTCTATGCGGATCGCCCGGAAGGAGCGGTCATCTACAGCCTGTTCGGTTCGATGCTGGCGTTCGTGCCGGCACTGGGACCGGTCCTCGGCGCCCTGATTTCCGATCATCTCAGCTGGCGTGCCAACTTCATCCTGCTGGGTGTCCTCGTTGGTATCGCCGCGCTGAATGCGTTGCCGAAGTGGAACGAAACGAGGCCCCTGAACGGAATCAGGCCGCATGTGGCGTTCGGGCCGATTCTCACCGACCTTCCTTTCTGGAGCTACACGCTCGGGTTCAGCGCGGCGATGGGCGCGTTCTTCGTCTTCTTCTCGACGGCACCCCGTGTCCTCATCGATCGAGTCGGCTTTTCGCAGCTCGGCTTCAGCCTTGTGTTCGCCACGGTGGCGCTCGTCATGATCGCGACGACACGGTTTGCCAGGCTGTTCGTGGCGCGGTGGGGGAGTGCCGGGAGCCTCGTTCGTGGGATGGGACTGTTGCTCCTGGGGGCGGCACTCCTGGCGACTGGGGAGCTGACCGCCGCTCCGTCCTTCTGGGTCTTCATCCCACCGATGTGGCTCATCGCGATTGGCATCGTCTTCACCTGTTCGGTGACGGCGAATGGCGCACTCCAGGACTTTGGCCATGTCGCCGGCACGGCGACCGCCCTCTATTACTGCATCGAAAGCCTCATCGTCGGTGCGGTGGGGACGGCACTGGTGGTTCTCTTGCCTGGCGACACGGCATGGCCGCTGGTTGCCTATTGCACGCTCATGGCGCTCGCCACGCTGGGTTTCAGGAGGTGGGTGGATTCTAGAAGGCAGGGGGAACCTCCCATCCTGCATCAGAAGGCCCAGCCCACGGCCAGCGACGTGCGCTCTCATTAG
- a CDS encoding EVE domain-containing protein yields MRERRYWVAVASCDHVRTGVEGGFAQACHGKAAPLRRVAPGDWVIYYSPRRHFEGEEPCQAFTAIGRVEEAPVEQVEMGGGFKPFRRAVAFLPCREVPIRPLLGRLSFIEDVRRWGYIFRRGHFELPEQDFRLLSREMLGEEQLHLSVQVDL; encoded by the coding sequence GTGAGGGAGCGGCGCTATTGGGTGGCGGTGGCCTCGTGCGACCACGTGCGCACGGGCGTGGAGGGGGGCTTCGCGCAGGCCTGCCACGGGAAGGCCGCGCCGCTGCGCCGCGTGGCTCCGGGGGATTGGGTCATCTACTACTCGCCGCGGAGGCACTTCGAGGGTGAGGAGCCCTGCCAGGCCTTCACGGCCATCGGCCGCGTGGAAGAGGCACCGGTGGAGCAGGTGGAGATGGGTGGAGGCTTCAAACCCTTCCGTCGGGCGGTGGCCTTCCTCCCGTGCCGCGAGGTGCCCATCCGCCCGTTGCTCGGGCGGTTGAGCTTCATCGAGGACGTGCGGCGCTGGGGTTACATCTTCCGCCGTGGCCACTTCGAACTGCCCGAGCAGGACTTCCGGCTGCTGTCCCGGGAGATGCTGGGCGAGGAGCAGCTCCACCTGTCCGTCCAGGTAGACCTTTGA
- a CDS encoding siderophore-interacting protein gives MRKGPFPIKVRILEVLRTTRITPNMVRVTLGGKDLEGFRSEGADDHVRVFFPAEGERMPVVPTGMGPRGLEFPPDKPRPALRDYTPRRHDPVAGELDIDFVIHGAGPGSTWAAQAKPGDMLGIAGPRGSMVVTYDFDWYLFVGDETALPALARRLEELPAGARVIAFVEVPDASARVPLQTRAQLDLTWLYREGARPGSTNLLEKAVRELSFPPGDYFAWGAGESTVMRTLRLHLLNERGMNKAWMSVTGYWKRGVSDHDHDEE, from the coding sequence GTGAGAAAGGGACCTTTCCCCATCAAGGTCCGTATCCTCGAAGTGCTCCGGACAACCCGCATCACTCCGAACATGGTGCGGGTGACACTCGGAGGAAAAGACCTGGAGGGCTTCCGGAGCGAGGGCGCGGACGACCATGTCCGGGTATTCTTCCCGGCCGAGGGTGAGCGGATGCCCGTCGTTCCGACTGGAATGGGGCCTCGGGGCCTGGAGTTTCCGCCGGACAAGCCGCGGCCGGCGCTGCGCGATTACACGCCCCGGCGCCATGATCCGGTCGCGGGGGAACTGGACATCGACTTCGTCATCCACGGCGCGGGGCCCGGCTCCACGTGGGCGGCCCAGGCGAAGCCGGGTGACATGCTGGGTATCGCCGGCCCACGTGGCTCGATGGTGGTCACCTATGACTTCGACTGGTACCTCTTCGTCGGAGACGAGACCGCGCTTCCCGCCCTTGCCCGCCGGCTCGAGGAGTTGCCCGCGGGGGCCCGTGTCATCGCCTTCGTCGAGGTCCCCGACGCCTCCGCGCGGGTGCCGCTCCAGACCCGGGCCCAATTGGACCTGACCTGGCTGTACCGGGAAGGAGCCAGACCCGGCTCGACGAACCTCCTGGAGAAGGCCGTTCGTGAGTTGTCCTTTCCGCCGGGCGACTACTTCGCCTGGGGCGCGGGGGAGTCCACCGTCATGCGCACGTTGCGCCTGCACCTGCTCAACGAGCGGGGCATGAACAAGGCGTGGATGAGCGTCACGGGGTACTGGAAGCGGGGCGTGTCGGACCACGACCACGACGAGGAGTGA
- a CDS encoding antibiotic biosynthesis monooxygenase family protein produces the protein MEVTTTSIEPGSGLCTLINVFAVEPERQAELVKLLENATEQVMRHLPGFVSANIHRGLDGTRVANYAQWASREHFEAMLRNPEAQHHMRAAAALVQKFEPHLYEVVSVHARSVP, from the coding sequence ATGGAAGTGACCACCACGAGCATCGAGCCCGGCAGTGGGCTGTGCACCCTCATCAACGTTTTCGCCGTGGAGCCCGAACGGCAGGCGGAGCTGGTGAAGCTGCTGGAGAACGCGACGGAGCAGGTGATGCGGCACCTGCCGGGCTTCGTCTCGGCGAACATCCACCGGGGCCTGGATGGCACTCGTGTGGCCAACTACGCGCAGTGGGCGAGCCGTGAGCACTTCGAGGCCATGCTGCGCAACCCGGAGGCGCAGCATCACATGCGGGCCGCGGCGGCACTGGTCCAGAAGTTCGAGCCGCACCTCTATGAGGTGGTCTCCGTGCACGCAAGGAGTGTTCCGTGA